One genomic region from Strix aluco isolate bStrAlu1 chromosome 25, bStrAlu1.hap1, whole genome shotgun sequence encodes:
- the LOC141934767 gene encoding uncharacterized protein LOC141934767 isoform X3, with protein MGMLKNKASNMQALAVEKPRWDVGRQPSGKILSLDRQGAKKVLEIYVRRSLSCCENSLVAKKTLQEGARRRGRKADGLQRSKSDFSKYSCAKFSPKKDQEEEPKAQDPDKSLDDESKAPKEGSKEELEPKRRSTKNSQGKTQRTWFKSFLNFLFKKSPEEQKENTGQKAKEKDVKAPHSSKPEGAKRSGGDSSTSPPLGRALKRRSSLKRVFSFKKHVEEERGEAAAGARAKRPSCLPLQHVRAPTTPADAEQPDGYYARVSEEIGLIVQGSESQGSRARGCGEPPRPASTDGVDEAIRRIVALLQIAGDELDRQVKEDVRLRMFFRDMSYSSFKNLADAYVHKEMTTSRPDVNPQEIQFAFAVHLTAKVAGICNQAVNRIMGFGTRYLEDSFAPLSYSKILQQDREKFSTDNCESPD; from the exons CAACATGCAGGCTCTGGCTGTGGAGAAGCCTCGGTGGGACGTGGGGAGGCAGCCGTCGGGCAAGATTCTCTCACTGGACAGGCAAGGGGCCAAGAAAGTGCTGGAGATCTACGTCAGGCGCTCGCTAAGCTGTTGTGAAAACTCGCTGGTGGCCAAGAAGACGCTTCAGGAGGGAGCCAGAAGGCGAGGGAGGAAGGCAGATGGGCTGCAACGGTCGAAAAGTGACTTCAGCAAGTATTCATGTGCCAAATTCAGCCCCAAGAAGGACCAGGAGGAGGAACCCAAAGCACAGGACCCAGACAAATCTCTGGATGATGAGAGCAAAGCTCCCAAGGAGGGCTCTAAAGAGGAGTTGGAACCCAAGAGGAGAAGCACAAAAAACTCCCAGGGCAAAACCCAACGCACCTGGTTCAAAAGTTtcttaaatttccttttcaaGAAGAGCCCTGAGgagcagaaggaaaatacagggcaaaaagcaaaagaaaaagatgtcaaaGCTCCTCACAGCTCCAAACCAGAAGGGGCTAAAAGATCTGGAGGGGACTCGAGTACGTCCCCGCCGCTGGGCAGAGCCCTGAAGAGGAGATCCAGCCTCAAGAGGGTTTTCTCCTTCAAGAAGCACGTGGAGGAGGAGCGGGGAGAGGCGGCAGCCGGGGCAAGGGCCAAGCGACCCAGCTGCCTCCCGCTGCAGCATGTCCGGGCGCCGACCACACCAG CAGATGCGGAGCAGCCCGACGGTTACTACGCACGAGTCTCAGAAGAGATCGGGCTGATCGTGCAGGGCAGTGAGAGCCAGGGGAGCAGAGCACGTGGATGCGGGGAGCCACCACGGCCGGCCAGCACTGATGGGGTTG ATGAAGCCATCAGGAGAATCGTCGCCCTGCTCCAGATTGCAGGAGATGAGCTGGACAGACAG GTGAAGGAAGATGTCCGGCTACGGATGTTCTTCAGAGACATGTCCTACAGCTCCTTCAAGAACTTGGCTGATGCGTACGTCCACAAGGAAATGACGACCAGTAGACCCGATGTCAACCCCCAAGAGATCCAGTTTGCCTTCGCAGTGCACCTCACCGCCAAGGTGGCGGGTATCTGCAACCAGGCGGTGAACAGGATCATGGGCTTCGGCACCCGCTACCTGGAAGATTCGTTTGCACCCTTGT
- the LOC141934767 gene encoding uncharacterized protein LOC141934767 isoform X2: MSRRAEILMESNMQALAVEKPRWDVGRQPSGKILSLDRQGAKKVLEIYVRRSLSCCENSLVAKKTLQEGARRRGRKADGLQRSKSDFSKYSCAKFSPKKDQEEEPKAQDPDKSLDDESKAPKEGSKEELEPKRRSTKNSQGKTQRTWFKSFLNFLFKKSPEEQKENTGQKAKEKDVKAPHSSKPEGAKRSGGDSSTSPPLGRALKRRSSLKRVFSFKKHVEEERGEAAAGARAKRPSCLPLQHVRAPTTPDAEQPDGYYARVSEEIGLIVQGSESQGSRARGCGEPPRPASTDGVDEAIRRIVALLQIAGDELDRQVKEDVRLRMFFRDMSYSSFKNLADAYVHKEMTTSRPDVNPQEIQFAFAVHLTAKVAGICNQAVNRIMGFGTRYLEDSFAPLSYSKILQQDREKFSTDNCESPD; the protein is encoded by the exons ATGTCCAGAAGGGCAGAAATACTAATGGAAAG CAACATGCAGGCTCTGGCTGTGGAGAAGCCTCGGTGGGACGTGGGGAGGCAGCCGTCGGGCAAGATTCTCTCACTGGACAGGCAAGGGGCCAAGAAAGTGCTGGAGATCTACGTCAGGCGCTCGCTAAGCTGTTGTGAAAACTCGCTGGTGGCCAAGAAGACGCTTCAGGAGGGAGCCAGAAGGCGAGGGAGGAAGGCAGATGGGCTGCAACGGTCGAAAAGTGACTTCAGCAAGTATTCATGTGCCAAATTCAGCCCCAAGAAGGACCAGGAGGAGGAACCCAAAGCACAGGACCCAGACAAATCTCTGGATGATGAGAGCAAAGCTCCCAAGGAGGGCTCTAAAGAGGAGTTGGAACCCAAGAGGAGAAGCACAAAAAACTCCCAGGGCAAAACCCAACGCACCTGGTTCAAAAGTTtcttaaatttccttttcaaGAAGAGCCCTGAGgagcagaaggaaaatacagggcaaaaagcaaaagaaaaagatgtcaaaGCTCCTCACAGCTCCAAACCAGAAGGGGCTAAAAGATCTGGAGGGGACTCGAGTACGTCCCCGCCGCTGGGCAGAGCCCTGAAGAGGAGATCCAGCCTCAAGAGGGTTTTCTCCTTCAAGAAGCACGTGGAGGAGGAGCGGGGAGAGGCGGCAGCCGGGGCAAGGGCCAAGCGACCCAGCTGCCTCCCGCTGCAGCATGTCCGGGCGCCGACCACACCAG ATGCGGAGCAGCCCGACGGTTACTACGCACGAGTCTCAGAAGAGATCGGGCTGATCGTGCAGGGCAGTGAGAGCCAGGGGAGCAGAGCACGTGGATGCGGGGAGCCACCACGGCCGGCCAGCACTGATGGGGTTG ATGAAGCCATCAGGAGAATCGTCGCCCTGCTCCAGATTGCAGGAGATGAGCTGGACAGACAG GTGAAGGAAGATGTCCGGCTACGGATGTTCTTCAGAGACATGTCCTACAGCTCCTTCAAGAACTTGGCTGATGCGTACGTCCACAAGGAAATGACGACCAGTAGACCCGATGTCAACCCCCAAGAGATCCAGTTTGCCTTCGCAGTGCACCTCACCGCCAAGGTGGCGGGTATCTGCAACCAGGCGGTGAACAGGATCATGGGCTTCGGCACCCGCTACCTGGAAGATTCGTTTGCACCCTTGT
- the LOC141934767 gene encoding uncharacterized protein LOC141934767 isoform X1, protein MSRRAEILMESNMQALAVEKPRWDVGRQPSGKILSLDRQGAKKVLEIYVRRSLSCCENSLVAKKTLQEGARRRGRKADGLQRSKSDFSKYSCAKFSPKKDQEEEPKAQDPDKSLDDESKAPKEGSKEELEPKRRSTKNSQGKTQRTWFKSFLNFLFKKSPEEQKENTGQKAKEKDVKAPHSSKPEGAKRSGGDSSTSPPLGRALKRRSSLKRVFSFKKHVEEERGEAAAGARAKRPSCLPLQHVRAPTTPADAEQPDGYYARVSEEIGLIVQGSESQGSRARGCGEPPRPASTDGVDEAIRRIVALLQIAGDELDRQVKEDVRLRMFFRDMSYSSFKNLADAYVHKEMTTSRPDVNPQEIQFAFAVHLTAKVAGICNQAVNRIMGFGTRYLEDSFAPLSYSKILQQDREKFSTDNCESPD, encoded by the exons ATGTCCAGAAGGGCAGAAATACTAATGGAAAG CAACATGCAGGCTCTGGCTGTGGAGAAGCCTCGGTGGGACGTGGGGAGGCAGCCGTCGGGCAAGATTCTCTCACTGGACAGGCAAGGGGCCAAGAAAGTGCTGGAGATCTACGTCAGGCGCTCGCTAAGCTGTTGTGAAAACTCGCTGGTGGCCAAGAAGACGCTTCAGGAGGGAGCCAGAAGGCGAGGGAGGAAGGCAGATGGGCTGCAACGGTCGAAAAGTGACTTCAGCAAGTATTCATGTGCCAAATTCAGCCCCAAGAAGGACCAGGAGGAGGAACCCAAAGCACAGGACCCAGACAAATCTCTGGATGATGAGAGCAAAGCTCCCAAGGAGGGCTCTAAAGAGGAGTTGGAACCCAAGAGGAGAAGCACAAAAAACTCCCAGGGCAAAACCCAACGCACCTGGTTCAAAAGTTtcttaaatttccttttcaaGAAGAGCCCTGAGgagcagaaggaaaatacagggcaaaaagcaaaagaaaaagatgtcaaaGCTCCTCACAGCTCCAAACCAGAAGGGGCTAAAAGATCTGGAGGGGACTCGAGTACGTCCCCGCCGCTGGGCAGAGCCCTGAAGAGGAGATCCAGCCTCAAGAGGGTTTTCTCCTTCAAGAAGCACGTGGAGGAGGAGCGGGGAGAGGCGGCAGCCGGGGCAAGGGCCAAGCGACCCAGCTGCCTCCCGCTGCAGCATGTCCGGGCGCCGACCACACCAG CAGATGCGGAGCAGCCCGACGGTTACTACGCACGAGTCTCAGAAGAGATCGGGCTGATCGTGCAGGGCAGTGAGAGCCAGGGGAGCAGAGCACGTGGATGCGGGGAGCCACCACGGCCGGCCAGCACTGATGGGGTTG ATGAAGCCATCAGGAGAATCGTCGCCCTGCTCCAGATTGCAGGAGATGAGCTGGACAGACAG GTGAAGGAAGATGTCCGGCTACGGATGTTCTTCAGAGACATGTCCTACAGCTCCTTCAAGAACTTGGCTGATGCGTACGTCCACAAGGAAATGACGACCAGTAGACCCGATGTCAACCCCCAAGAGATCCAGTTTGCCTTCGCAGTGCACCTCACCGCCAAGGTGGCGGGTATCTGCAACCAGGCGGTGAACAGGATCATGGGCTTCGGCACCCGCTACCTGGAAGATTCGTTTGCACCCTTGT